The DNA window GTTGGGACTATCCCATGCCGTCTGTCGGGCCACAAGCTCGATACAAAGGTGTTGACAGTCCTTGTACACATCAGCAGAATAGCGGGCTCACCAAGGCTATGTAGCTCAGCCGGTTAGAGCACAGCACTCATAATGCTGGGGTCGGTGGTTCGAGTCCACCCATAGCCACCACACTGAAAATCAAGTTGTTTTTCAGCGTGAAGAGTGAGAAAATAGTTACACGTTACATTGCCCCTTAGCCAAGCGGTAAGGCACCTGACTCTGACTCAGGCATCGGTGGTTCGAATCCATCAGGGGCAGCCAAATTAAACGCAAAAGGCCAGATCGAAAGATCTGGCCTTTTGCGTTTAATCTGGTCACGCATTCCACGCCCCACCTTCGCCCGCCGCGCGCACCTGGAACAGGGAGTGCCAGCCGCTGGCCGGCAACCTCGAAATGCACACCCCCAGAACGACAAAAGCCCGGCCGAAGCCGGGCTTTTGCTTTTCCAACCAGCGGGCTCCCGAAGGAGCCCAGCCAGGCGCGGTAAATCAGCGCTTGGAGAACTGGGTGGCGCGGCGGGCCTTGTGCAGACCGACCTTCTTACGTTCGACTTCGCGGGCATCGCGGGTCATGAAGCCGGCCTTGCGCAGCTCGGACTTCAGGGTTTCGTCGTACTCGACCAGAGCACGGGCGATGCCCAGACGGATCGCACCGGCCTGGCCGGTGGTGCCGCCGCCAGCGGCGGTGACCAGGATGTCGAAGCTCTCGGTGTTCTTGGTCAGCTCGAGCGGCTGGCGCACGATCATGCGAGCGGTCTCACGGCCGAAGAACTCGTCCAGCGGACGGCCATTGACGGTGATGTTGCCCGAACCCTTGCGCAGGAACACGCGAGCGGTGGAGGACTTGCGGCGGCCAGTGCCGTAGTTTTGAGTGATAGCCATGATTAGATATCCAGAACCTGCGGCTGCTGTGCGGCGTGCGGATGCTCAGTGCCGGCGTAGACCTTGAGCTTGCGGTACATCTGGCGACCCAGCGTGCCCTTCGGCAGCATGCCCTTGACGGCGGTCTCGATCACGCGCTCCGGGTGGCGCTCAAGCGCCTGGGCGAGGGATTCGGTCTTCAGGTTGCCGATGTAACCGGTGAAACGGTGATACATCTTGTCCTGCAGCTTCTTGCCGGTGACGACAATCTTTTCTGCATTGATGACGACCAGGTAGTCGCCGGTATCAACGTGCGGGGTGTAGACCGGCTTGTGCTTGCCACGCAGACGGCGGGCCAGCTCGGTGCAGAGACGGCCCAGGGTCTTGCCCTCGGCGTCGACGAGGTACCAGTCGCGCTGGACGGTCTCGTTCTTGGCAGTGAAAGTGCTCATGAAGAACTCTTGGTTAGGTCGGGCTCATTGCGGCGAAGGACTCGCCGGAACTCTGCCACGCGTTGTGAAAGGTGGAGCGTAAGGGGCGGCATTGTACGCAGCTTGGCTGGCGGGTGCAACCCGGCTTCCGCCTCGGGTTGGCAGGGGGCCGGGGCCGGGCGAGAATCGGGCCTCCCCCGCTCCACGCCGTGCCGCCATGACCGTGCTTCGCCAGACCACTCCGCTGGACCACCTACTGACCGAGGCGCAGCGCGCCCTGGACACGGTGTTCGGCAACCCACCGGCCAGCCGCCCCTACCCGGCCACGGACACCGGCGAACCCGGCATGGACAGCGCGCAGCGTCGCCACGCGGCCGGGCTGATGCGCATCAACCATGTCGGCGAGGTCTGCGCCCAGGGCCTGTACTTCGGCCAGGCCGCGGTGGCGCGCGATCCGGCGACCCGCGAGCATCTGCTGGAAGCGGCCCAGGAAGAGACCGATCACCTGGCGTGGTGCGCCACCCGCCTGGGCGAGCTGGACAGCCGCCCGAGCCTGTTCAATCCGCTCTGGTACGCCGGCAGCTACACCATCGGCACCCTGGCCGGGCTGCGTGGCGATGGCTGGAACCTGGGTTTCGTGGTCGAGACCGAGCGCCAGGTGGAAGCCCATCTGGACGAACACCTGGTCGACCTGCCGGCCGGCGACCTGCGCAGCCGCGCGGTCATCCGGGTGATGAAGGAAGACGAGGCCCGGCATGCCGAGCACGCCGAGCAGGCCGGCGCCCGCCGCCTGCCGTTCCCGATTCCCGGCGCGATGGCGCTGGCCTCCAAGGTGATGAAGACCATTGCCTACCGCATTTGAGGGGGAGCCCCCACCAACGGTGGGGGCCTACCAAACCACACGGTGGGGCCCGACCGTTGGTCGGGCCACCTTTCAGTTGGGCGACACCAGCTTCAGGCCGATCACACCGGCCACGATCAGGCCCACGCAGGCCAGGCGTGCCGGCGAGGCGCTGTCGTTGAACAGATAGATGCCCAGCACCGTCACGCCCATGGCGCCGATGCCGGTCCAGATCGCATAAGCCGTGCCCACTGGAATGTTCTTCATCGCCTGGCTCATCAGGTACAGGCTGATCAGGGCCGACACCACCGTCAGGGCGGTCGGCACGGGCTTGCTGAAACCTTCGGAGTACTTCATTCCAAGGGCGAATCCGATCTCGAACAGACCGGCCAGCAGCAGATAGATCCAGGGCATGGGTGGGGGCTCCTTACCTTTTTTGAGAAAAACGAAACGGCCCGGTGTTTTCACACCGGGCCGTAGGTCGGTACATCGCCGTGGAACTGAAGATTGCGCCAAGCGCAGGCTCCACGGGGCGGGGCGTCCCGCCTGGGTGGCGATGCCTGACGGCATCGCGCATGGGTCACTCAGCCAGGTTGCGGCCGTGGAACAGCTCTTCGATCTCACGACGCAGCAGCGCCTCGATCTTCATGCGTTCCTTGAACGAGATGTTCTTGGCCTTCTCCTCGAACAGGTACTGGTCCAGGTCGAAGTCCTTCAGGTGCATCTTCGTGTGGAAGATGTTTTCCTGGTAGACGTTGACGTCGAACATCTCGTAACGCGACTTGATGTTCTTGGCCAGGAAGTTCTGGATCGAGTTGATCTTGTGATCGATGTAGTGCTTCTTGCCCTTCACATCACGCGTGAAGCCACGGACACGGTAGTCCATGATCACGATGTCCGATTCCAGGCTCTCGATCAGGTAGTTCAGTGCCTTCAACGGCGAAATGACGCCGCAGGTAGCCACGTCGATATCGGCGCGGAAGGTGGCAATGCCTTCCTGCGGGTGCGTTTCCGGATAGGTGTGCACGGTGATGTGCGACTTGTCCATGTGCGCGACCACGGCATCGGAAATCAACTCCTTGCCGGCCTGCTTCTTGTCGATCACCGGCTCTTCGGAGATCAGGATCGTCACCGAGGCACCCTGCGGATCGTAATCCTGGCGCGCCACGTTGAGGATGTTGGCGCCGATGATCTCAGCGACATCGGTCAAGATTTGAGTAAGCCTGTCGGCGTTGTACTCTTCATCGATGTATTCAATGTAACGCTGACGCTCCTCTTCGGTGCGCGCGTAACACACGTCATAGATGTTGAAGCTCAGCGCCTTGGTGAGGTTGTTGAAACCCTGCAACCTCAGGCGAGGCAACGGCTTGACCACGGCGGTCGATTCCTGTGTAAGAAGGGAAAGGGTGAATTATGCGGCATAAGTGTCTCCAGGGGGAACGTGAAGACGCTCAGCTTCTGGCACACTGTTTGCCCTTAACAATTGCGCTGGTTAAGCTCCGCTATCGACCCCGTGAATCCGTTCATGCGCAGAGGGAGCGCCCCTATCGTGTCAACCGTGCGCCTAGCTAGCAGCCCATTGGCCTTGGACATCGCAACAATCGACCGCTTTCTGGCCCACAGCCACAGGCGGCGCTATCCCACCCGTACCGACGTCTTCCGACCCGGTGACCCGGCTGGCACCCTGTATTACGTCATCAGCGGCTCGGTTTCGATCATGGCCGAGGAGGAGGAGGACCGTGAGCTGGTACTGGGCTATTTCGGCGCCGGCGAGTTCGTCGGCGAGATGGGCCTGTTCGTGGAGTCGGACCGCCGCGAGGTGATCCTGCGCACCCGCACAGCCTGTGAGCTGGCCGAAATCAGCTACGAGCGCCTGCATCAGCTGTTCCTCGGCCCGCTGTCGGCCGATGCCCCGCGCCTGCTGTACGCGCTGGGCCAGCAGATCTCCAAGCGCCTGCTGGACACCAGCCGCAAGGCCAGCCGTCTGGCATTCCTGGATGTCACCGACCGTATCGTGCGCACCCTGCACGATCTGGCGCAGGAGCCGGAGTCGATGACTCACCCGCAGGGCAGCCAGCTGCGCGTCTCACGCCAGGAACTGGCCCGTCTGGTCGGCTGCTCGCGCGAAATGGCCGGCCGGGTGTTGAAGAAGCTGCAGACCGACGGCCTGCTGCACGCCCGCGGCAAGACCGTGGTGCTGTACGGCACCCGTTGATCGACAGATGTCCGCCGGGCATGGCCCGGCGCTACCCCAAGGTCTCCACCACGGTAGCGCCGGGTCATGCCCGGCGGATTGTCGTAGGTGCGACACGCCATCGCATGTCGCGCACACCCGCATCCGCTAGGCTCGATCCATGGAGCTGAGCAGCGAATTCTGGTGGTTCATCCTCATCGGCCTTGGCGCACAGCTGGTTGATGGCGCGCTGGGCATGGCATTCGGGCTGGTTTCTTCATCAGTGCTGCTCAGCATGGGGCTGCCTCCCGCACAGGTCAGCGCCAGCGTGCATACCGCTGAAGTGTTCACCACCGGAGCCTCCGGTGTGTCGCATCTGGTCGCCGGCAATGTCGACAAACGCCTGTTCTTCCGCCTCGCCCTGCCCGGCGCACTGGGCGGTGCACTCGGCGCGTACGTGCTGACACAGGTCCCTGGCGACCTGATCCGCCCGCTGATCTACCTGTACCTGCTGGTGCTGGCCATCATCATCCTGGCCCGCGCGGCCGGCCGCTGGATGCCCAAGGGCGAGATCCGCCGGGTGCCGGTGCTGGGTTTCTTCGCCGGCCTGCTCGATGCCAGCGGCGGCGGCGGCTGGGGCCCGGTGGCCACCTCCACCCTGCTCGCCCGCGGCGGTCAGGCCAGGACCACGATCGGCACCGTCAACGCAGCCGAGTTCGTGGTCACCTTGACCATTTCGGCCACGTTCCTGCTGTCGATGGGCGTGCAGCACCTGCAGATCGTCGCCGGCCTGCTGATCGGCGGCATGATGGCCGCGCCGGTGGCGGCGGTGCTGGTGAAGCGGGTGAAGGAACGCTGGGTACTGGTCGCAGTGGGCGTGCTGGTGCTGGGCATCAGCCTGTTCCAGGTGGGCCATGCGCTGTTCGGGTATCTGTACCGCTGACCGCTCGCCGGGCATGGCCCGGCGCTACCCGGGTGGGATCCGGTGGTGCCGGCCGCTGGCCGGCAACTTCATGGCCTGCGGAAACCCGTGCACGGTTGCCGGCCAGCGGCCGGCACTACCGGGTCCTTGCCCCACGCCCGGCGGGCAGGCGGGATCGATTACGCCTTGTCGCCGCCCCGGTCCACACAGCCCCAGTTGAGGATGCGGGTGCCGGCCGGCAGCACGCGGCGGAAGAATTCCACCTTGGCAGGCTTTGGGTTGACCACCACCGGCGCTTTCGCCGCAAGCAGCAGCGGCAGGTCGGCGGTGCTGTCGGAGTAGGCGATATCGATGTCGCCGTAGCCGCGCTCGCGCAGCATGCGCATCTTCTCTTCGTTGTGGCAGTGACGGGTCGGCCCTACCCCGCCCAGCCGCGGCCCCACTTCGGTGCCGATCACCGGCACGTCCTGGTGGGCGACGAAGGCCAGGATCGCGCGGGCCAGCTCCGGCGGTGCGCCGGTGGCCACCACCACGCGATCGCCCTTGGCACGGTGCGCGGCGAATACGTCCAGCGCCTGTGGCAACAGCTTGGCGCGCATCTGCGCTTCATTGCGCAGCACGTAGGCATCGATCACCTTGTTGAACTCGCGCGCGCGGTGCAGGCCGAAGCTGCCGATCCAGACGTAGACCGAAATGCCGGCACGGCGGGTCGGCAGCATCGCCACCATCGGTCCGGCAATCGGGGTGACCAGCAGCGCCGCCAGCATCCGCAGCGGGTTGCGCTTGATCAGCGAGGCGAACAGGTGGGTACCCGAATCGCCGTCATACAGGGTGTGGTCGAAGTCGAAGACCACCAGCGGCGCATCCTCGCGCGGCGTTGGATAGTACGTTTTCATGCTGCGAAGAATAGCTGACGCAGACCCTCGCCCGGCTCTTCCACGCGCATGAAGGCCTCGCCGACCAGGAACGAGTGGATGCCGGCATCGCGCATCAGCGCCACATCCTGCGGGCCGAGAATGCCACTCTCGGTGACCAGCAGGCGGTCGCGCGGCACGGCCAGGCGCATGTCCAGGGTGGTCTGCAGCGACACCTCGAAGGTGCGCAGGTTGCGGTTGTTGATGCCGATCATCGGCGCCGGCACCTGCAGTGCACGCTCCAGCTCGTCGATGTCGTGCACTTCCACCAGCACGTCCATGCCCAGCGACATCGCCAGTTCGGACAGCGTGGCCAGCTGCGTATCGTCCAGCGCGGCGACGATCAGCAGGATGCAGTCGGCGCCGAGCACGCGCGCCTCGACCACCTGGTAGGCGTCGATCACGAAGTCCTTGCGCAGCACCGGCAGCGTGCAGGCTTCGCGCGCCTGCTGCAGGTAGGCATCGGCACCCTGGAAGAAATCGACATCGGTCAGCACCGACAGGCAGCTGGCGCCACCGAACTCGTAGCTGACCGCGATGTCGGCCGGGCGGAAGTCGGGGCGGATGACGCCCTTGGACGGGCTGGCCTTCTTCACTTCGGCAATCACCGCTGGATCGCCATTGGCGACGGCGGCCTGCAACGCGCGCACGAAGCCGCGCACCGGTGGCGCATCGGCCAGCGCCGCCTGCAGCTCCTCAAGCGGTCGCTGGGCGCGGCGCTGGGCTACTTCTTCGGCCTTGCGGGCCAGGATCGTCTGCAGGATATCGCTCATCGTCGTCGGGTCGGTGCTGGGGCGGTGAGGACGACCATTATCGGCCATCGGGTGGGTCAGGCTGAACCGCGCGCTCAGGCAACCAGCGCGCGGGTGGTATCGACATACTGCTGCAGGCGGGCACGGGCGCTGCCATCGGCGATGACCGCGCGGGCGCGGGCCAGGCCGTCGCCGATATCGCTGGCCACGCCGGCCACGTACAACGCCGCGCCCGCATTCAGGGCAACGATGTCCAGCGCCGGACCCGGCTCGTTGTCGAGCACCGCGCACAGCATGGCGATGGACTGCTCAGGGCCATCCACGCGCAGGTTGCGGCTGGCCGACATGGCGATGCCGAAGTCTTCCGGATGGATCTCGTACTCGCGCACCTTGCCGTCGCGCAGCTCACCCACCAGGGTACCGGCGCCCAGCGAGATCTCGTCCATGTTGTCGCGGCCCCACACCACCATCGCGCGCTCGGCGCCCAGTTCGCGCAGCACGCGCGCCTGGATGCCCACCAGATCGGGATGGAACACGCCCATCAGCACCGACGGCGCATTGGCCGGGTTGGTCAGCGGACCGAGGATGTTGAAGATGGTGCGCACCCCCATCTCGCGACGCACCGGCGCCACCACCTTCATCGACGGGTGGTGGATCGGCGCGAACATGAAGCCGATGCCGGTCCGTTCGATGGCCGCGGCCACCTGCGCAGGCTGCAGCTCGATCGCCGCGCCCAGTGCTTCGACCGCATCGGCACTGCCGGATTTGGACGACACGCTGCGGTTGCCATGCTTGGCCACGCGCGCGCCGGCGGCAGCGGCAACGAACATCGCGCAGGTGGAGATGTTGAAGGTATGCGAGCCATCGCCACCGGTGCCGACGATGTCGACCAGGTGGGTGGTATCGGCGACCGGCACGGCCAGCGCGAATTCGCGCATCACCGTTGCGGCGGCGGCGATCTCGTCGATGGTTTCCTTCTTCACGCGCAGGCCGGTGAGGATGGCGGCGGTCATCATCGGCGAGACGTCGCCGCGCATGATCTGCCGCATCAGGTCGACCATTTCGTCGAAGAAGATCTCGCGATGCTCGATGGTGCGTTGCAGGGCTTCCTGGGGGGAGAAGCTCATCGGAATACTCCTTGGATCAGGCAGCCGGGCGCTGCAGGAAATTGCGCAGCAGCGCGTGACCATGCTCGGTGAGGATCGATTCGGGGTGGAACTGCACGCCTTCGACCGGGAACTGGCGGTGGCGCAGGCCCATGATCTCTTCGATCGAGCCATCCTCGTTCTCGGTCCACGCGGTCACTTCCAGCGCGTCGGGCAGGCTGGTCTTGTCCACCACCAGCGAGTGGTAGCGGGTGGCCTGGTAACCGTCCGGCAGGCCAGCGAATACGCCCTTGCCTTCGTGCCGGATCGGCGAGGTCTTGCCGTGCATGATGTTGCCAGCACGGATGACCGTACCGCCGTAGACCTGGCCGATACCCTGGTGGCCCAGGCACACGCCGAGGATCGGCGTGGTCGGCCCCAGGCGCTGGATCAGCTCCAGCGACACACCCGCTTCGTTGGGTGTGCACGGGCCGGGCGAGATGACGATGCGCTCGGGTTTCTGCGCGGCGATCTCGTCCACGCTCATCGCATCGTTGCGCACCACCTTCACCTCGGCACCCAGCGTCTGCAGGTACTGCACGAGGTTGTAGGTGAAGCTGTCGTAGTTGTCGATCATCCACAACATGGTCAGGTTCCGTCGCTTATCAGGAAAATGGCGTACACGTTTTCGGTGTAGGTGATGGGGCCGGCTTCGATCGATTCGCGCGCGCGCGAGCCGGTTGTCTCGATGCTGGTCGGTGCCGGAGCCGGCGGGCTGGGCGGCGTGACCATGTCACCGCTGCGGGGCCAGTTGCCTGCCTGCACGCCGTAGGCGAAGTTCGGGGCCACGTCGGAGATGCTGTAGAGGCCGGTGATGCGCGCGCCATAGGCCGTGGCAAGGTGCTTGGCGGAGGCACGTGTCTGCGTTGCCGCTTCGGCCTTGAGTTCGCCACGCAGTGCGGCTTCCTTCGAGTAGCCAGGCCGCATGCTGCTGATCTGCAGGTCATCGCTGGCATCGACCGCGCGCAGGAAGGCCTGCAGGTCGCCGGTGGTGCCGAAGCTGCCTTTCAGGCGCCGGCTCACCCGCGTCCCCAGGTATTCCTGCTTGCCCTGCACGCTGTAGCGGTAGTCCGGCTGGATGGTCAGGTTGTCTGCCACCACGCTTGCCGGCAGTGCATGGTTGCGCTTGAACGCACCCAGCACCGCATCGACATTGCCCTGCACGCGCGAGCGCGCTGCATCCGGCTGAAGGTCGGTGGACTTGACCAGCAGTTCGACGGTGAACCGGTCCGGCATCACCGTTCGCGCGCCCTCGCCCTTCACCAGCAGATGCGGCTGCGAGGGAATGGTGTTGGCCTGTGCCCACGCATCCGGGGCCATCGTGGCCAGCAGCGACGACCACAGCAGAACGCTCAGCAGCTTCATGCGGTACTCCTTGTCTTGAATGGAAACAGCGAAGGGTGCTGCGGCTCAGGCCACAGCACAGGGAAACTCACAGGCCCTTGGCGGCCTGGGCGACGGCGCGGAACAGCGCACGGCCCTTGTTCATCGTCTCGTCCCATTCCTTGTCCGGGTCAGAGTCGTAGACGATGCCGGCGCCAGCCTGCACATACAGGCGACCGTCCTTGATCACCGCGGTGCGGATCGCGATCGCAGTATCGGCATCGCCGTGCCAGCCGATGTAGCCGATGCTGCCGGCGTAGACATTGCGCTTGATCGGTTCCAGCTCGCGGATCACTTCCAGCGCGCGGATCTTCGGCGCACCGCTGACCGTACCCGCCGGGAAGGTGGCGCGCAGCACGTCGGCATAGCTCAGGCCCGGCTGCAGCTGCCCGGTCACTTCGCTGACGATGTGCATGACGTGGCTGTAGCGTTCGATCACGAACTGCTCGCCCACTTCGACGGTGCCGGCCTTGGACACGCGGCCGGCGTCATTGCGGCCCAGGTCGATCAGCATCAGGTGCTCGGCGCGTTCCTTTGGATCGGCCAGCAGCTCGACCTCCAGCGCCTGGTCCAGCTCCGGCGTGGCGCCGCGCGGGCGGGTGCCGGCGATCGGGCGCACGGTCACTTCACCGTCCTGCAGACGCACCAGGATTTCCGGCGAGGAGCCGACCACCTGCAGGTCGCCGACATCGAGGAAATACATGTACGGCGACGGGTTCAGTGCACGCAGCGCGCGATACACATCCACCGGGCGCGCCTTGAACGGCACGCTCAGGCGCTGGCTGAGCACCACTTGGAAGATGTCGCCAGCACGGATGTACTCCTTGCTGCGCTGGACCGCGTCGACGAAGCCTTCGCGGGTGAAACCGGAAACGAAATCGGACTCGTCCAGCACGTCGCTGGTCAGCGGCGCCGGATAGCCAGCACCCGGCGCGCGCAGCTTGGCGGTCAGCGCATCCAGGCGGGCCTGGGCCTGCTCGAAGGCGCCTTCGACACGCGGGTCGGCATGCACGATCAGGTACAGCCGGCCCTTCAGGTTGTCGAACACTGCCAGCTCATCGGAGTGCAGCAGCAGGATGTCCGGCGTACCCAGTTCGTCACGGCCGGCCGGCGAGGCCAGGCGCGGCTCGATGTAGCCGATGCATTCGAAGCCGAACCAGCCGACCAGGCCACCGGTGAAGCCCGGCAGGCCTTCCAGCTTGGGCACCGAGTGGGCGCTGCGCAGTGCCTCGACCTCGGCGAACGGGTCGGCCACCTCACGGGTTTCCACCACATCGCCGTGCTCGCGTACGGTCAGGGTGTGGCCGTGGAAGGCGTACACGCGGCGTGCCGGCAGGCCGATGATCGAGTAACGACCAAAGCGCTCGCCGCCTTCGACGGATTCAAACAGGTAGGTATTGGGGGCGTCGGCGAGCTTCAGATAGACCGAAAGCGGCGTGTCCAGGTCGGACAGCACTTCGCGGACAACGGGAATATGGGTGTGGCCTTCAGCGGCCTGCTGCTGAAACTGAGCGTGCGAGATCAAGACGACTTTCCTTCCGGGACACAGCGTTATGGGGACGGACGACGGCAACAGGCCACCATCGCCACCAACGGCGTGCGGAAGAAAGGGTATGCGGGGTCGTCAGGCTGGACACCCAATGACTGTATCGCAGCTTTGGCCGCAGGGAAACCCTTTGGCGACGGGCGGTTTGTCTTTGCCCTAGCCCATCCGCCGCGCCTGTTCCTGGGTCTCCTGCACCTGCTGCTGGGCCAGCGACACCCCCTGCACCTGCTCGCGACTGGCATTGATCGCGTCGATCTGGGTGGTGCTCGCGCTCAGCGGCTGGGCCATGCCCGCCGCCACATCAACGTGGGCATGGCGGCGGTGCGCGGCGTTCAGATCGGGCGTATCCACCGCGAAGGCGCGGCTGTGATCGTCGCTGAGCACCACGTGGGAAATGGACTCCAGCCCCTCGCGTTTGGCCTGCACGGCCAGTGCACCGGCGAGCTGGTCGCTCTGCAGGTTCGGCACACGGTTGTGTGCGGCATCCAGGGCGTGCACGCCGGTCTGTGCGCCATTGAACAACCGGTAATCGGCGTGGCCAGGGTCATTGATGCCGGGCCCGCGCGCAGCGGGCTCTGCTGCCACGCCGGCGCGGCGGCCATCCTCCGGATGCTGTATGCGCTGGTGCTGCTCGACCAGCTTGCGGGCGGCGGCTTCCTGCTTGATCAGTTCCGAATCCAGGCTGGGGATGACGGTCGGATCCATGCCATGGCGGGCAGTCGCCTCGCTGAAGGCCGGCATCATGCCGCGGATGACACGTTCGGACTTGTCGAGGTTGTGCAGCTTCATTGCGTCCAACGGCAGGTTGCCGGTCGGCAGGTGGGTGGCGGCGGCAGCCCCGATGCCCACCGCGGCACCACCCAGCGTGGACAGGGTGATCGGCGCCTTGGCGGTGATGCCCTTCACTTGCGACGCCACCAGGTCATAGCCACGATCGACATGGGCGCCGGCGGTGGCGAACCCGTTCTGCAGCTTGCCGGCCACCCATTGGCCGTCGTGGCTGATGGCAGCGGCCACGCGTTCACCCGCCGCGCGTGTGCCTGCGGCGTCGGCGACGGCCTGTTTCGTCGCGTGCTGCGCATGCTGCTCACCGTGGTCACGGGCAGCTTCGGCCTGCTTGGCAAGCCGGCCGGCGACGTTGTCCGCGCCCACCCGGTCAGCCACCCACGACAGGGCGGACAGGCCATGGGAGCGGGTCTGCGATTCGACGCGGTGCAGGGTGGCTTCGATGCTGCCGGTCAGTTCACGCCCCGAAGCAATCACCGTACTGGTCGCCCGGGTGCTCACCTGCAGGCTGGTGGACCCCATGTTCACCACCTGGCCGATGACCATGCCTTCGGTCTTCAGTACGCGCTCGACACCATCGCCCACCTTGTCCAGCGCATGGGCAGTGGCGGCGCCGGCCCGTTCAACCTGCTCGCCGGCCAGGCGACCGCCGCGCATGCCGTACGCCGTGGCGTGCAGCACGGAGGACAGCGGGCCCGCCAGCTCCGCCACCTGGCTGGGCGGCGCCACATGCGGGCGATCGACGAGTGCCCCGTGCGCGTCGCGGGTCTTGGGCTCAAGCAACAATTCGAGGCGCCCTGCCGCGAGCGGAATATCGCGCAGCGCCTGCTGACCCGGCTGGCTCGCCAGTTGTTCGATGAACTGTGCAGCGGAGGTCTGCGCGCCCGGAGGCAGCATCTCGCGCAGCTTTTCGCCGACGACCTTCTGCATGGCCGGATCCTTCAGCACCATGCCCAGTTCGTTGGCAAGTACACCGTAGCCACGACGCTGATGCTCGCTCAGGCGGTGCATGCCGTTCTGCACATCGTTCAGCACCTCACCGGTGGTCTGGTAGGTGTGCACGGACTGCTGCGTGTCGAAGGTCGGCAGGCCGTTGTCCTTGGCATAACGCGCCGGGGTTGCCGGATGCAGGCCGGCGGCGTTGAACGTGGTGGCACGTGCGCCGGTGACTGCGGACGCGGCGGAAGCCATGCCTCCACCGAGGGAGTGACCGGCGATTTCGAAGCCGCCCGGGCGTTCCTGATTGACGATCGAGGCAAGACGCATGGCGCGATCGTAGTAATCGCTGCGCATGCCGATGCCCTGCTGGCCGTTGTTGAGGAAATCCTCGCCGCCGGATTCTCGTTTTCCATTGGGCGCCAGCGGGTCAAGAATCTCACCCGTGGACCCTTTGTAGACCACGACAGGTTTCGCATCCTCACCAAAGACGCGCTTGTCGGGGATGTAGATTTCGGCGCGGAATCCCGAT is part of the Stenotrophomonas lactitubi genome and encodes:
- the speD gene encoding adenosylmethionine decarboxylase, which codes for MVKPLPRLRLQGFNNLTKALSFNIYDVCYARTEEERQRYIEYIDEEYNADRLTQILTDVAEIIGANILNVARQDYDPQGASVTILISEEPVIDKKQAGKELISDAVVAHMDKSHITVHTYPETHPQEGIATFRADIDVATCGVISPLKALNYLIESLESDIVIMDYRVRGFTRDVKGKKHYIDHKINSIQNFLAKNIKSRYEMFDVNVYQENIFHTKMHLKDFDLDQYLFEEKAKNISFKERMKIEALLRREIEELFHGRNLAE
- the trpC gene encoding indole-3-glycerol phosphate synthase TrpC; translated protein: MSDILQTILARKAEEVAQRRAQRPLEELQAALADAPPVRGFVRALQAAVANGDPAVIAEVKKASPSKGVIRPDFRPADIAVSYEFGGASCLSVLTDVDFFQGADAYLQQAREACTLPVLRKDFVIDAYQVVEARVLGADCILLIVAALDDTQLATLSELAMSLGMDVLVEVHDIDELERALQVPAPMIGINNRNLRTFEVSLQTTLDMRLAVPRDRLLVTESGILGPQDVALMRDAGIHSFLVGEAFMRVEEPGEGLRQLFFAA
- a CDS encoding sulfite exporter TauE/SafE family protein: MELSSEFWWFILIGLGAQLVDGALGMAFGLVSSSVLLSMGLPPAQVSASVHTAEVFTTGASGVSHLVAGNVDKRLFFRLALPGALGGALGAYVLTQVPGDLIRPLIYLYLLVLAIIILARAAGRWMPKGEIRRVPVLGFFAGLLDASGGGGWGPVATSTLLARGGQARTTIGTVNAAEFVVTLTISATFLLSMGVQHLQIVAGLLIGGMMAAPVAAVLVKRVKERWVLVAVGVLVLGISLFQVGHALFGYLYR
- the crp gene encoding cAMP-activated global transcriptional regulator CRP → MRRGSAPIVSTVRLASSPLALDIATIDRFLAHSHRRRYPTRTDVFRPGDPAGTLYYVISGSVSIMAEEEEDRELVLGYFGAGEFVGEMGLFVESDRREVILRTRTACELAEISYERLHQLFLGPLSADAPRLLYALGQQISKRLLDTSRKASRLAFLDVTDRIVRTLHDLAQEPESMTHPQGSQLRVSRQELARLVGCSREMAGRVLKKLQTDGLLHARGKTVVLYGTR
- the trpD gene encoding anthranilate phosphoribosyltransferase; protein product: MSFSPQEALQRTIEHREIFFDEMVDLMRQIMRGDVSPMMTAAILTGLRVKKETIDEIAAAATVMREFALAVPVADTTHLVDIVGTGGDGSHTFNISTCAMFVAAAAGARVAKHGNRSVSSKSGSADAVEALGAAIELQPAQVAAAIERTGIGFMFAPIHHPSMKVVAPVRREMGVRTIFNILGPLTNPANAPSVLMGVFHPDLVGIQARVLRELGAERAMVVWGRDNMDEISLGAGTLVGELRDGKVREYEIHPEDFGIAMSASRNLRVDGPEQSIAMLCAVLDNEPGPALDIVALNAGAALYVAGVASDIGDGLARARAVIADGSARARLQQYVDTTRALVA
- the coq7 gene encoding 2-polyprenyl-3-methyl-6-methoxy-1,4-benzoquinone monooxygenase, giving the protein MTVLRQTTPLDHLLTEAQRALDTVFGNPPASRPYPATDTGEPGMDSAQRRHAAGLMRINHVGEVCAQGLYFGQAAVARDPATREHLLEAAQEETDHLAWCATRLGELDSRPSLFNPLWYAGSYTIGTLAGLRGDGWNLGFVVETERQVEAHLDEHLVDLPAGDLRSRAVIRVMKEDEARHAEHAEQAGARRLPFPIPGAMALASKVMKTIAYRI
- the rplM gene encoding 50S ribosomal protein L13, producing the protein MSTFTAKNETVQRDWYLVDAEGKTLGRLCTELARRLRGKHKPVYTPHVDTGDYLVVINAEKIVVTGKKLQDKMYHRFTGYIGNLKTESLAQALERHPERVIETAVKGMLPKGTLGRQMYRKLKVYAGTEHPHAAQQPQVLDI
- a CDS encoding haloacid dehalogenase-like hydrolase, whose translation is MKTYYPTPREDAPLVVFDFDHTLYDGDSGTHLFASLIKRNPLRMLAALLVTPIAGPMVAMLPTRRAGISVYVWIGSFGLHRAREFNKVIDAYVLRNEAQMRAKLLPQALDVFAAHRAKGDRVVVATGAPPELARAILAFVAHQDVPVIGTEVGPRLGGVGPTRHCHNEEKMRMLRERGYGDIDIAYSDSTADLPLLLAAKAPVVVNPKPAKVEFFRRVLPAGTRILNWGCVDRGGDKA
- the rpsI gene encoding 30S ribosomal protein S9, coding for MAITQNYGTGRRKSSTARVFLRKGSGNITVNGRPLDEFFGRETARMIVRQPLELTKNTESFDILVTAAGGGTTGQAGAIRLGIARALVEYDETLKSELRKAGFMTRDAREVERKKVGLHKARRATQFSKR
- a CDS encoding DMT family transporter, which encodes MPWIYLLLAGLFEIGFALGMKYSEGFSKPVPTALTVVSALISLYLMSQAMKNIPVGTAYAIWTGIGAMGVTVLGIYLFNDSASPARLACVGLIVAGVIGLKLVSPN